AAGCGTATGCTTGGTTTAACAGAACCTATGTTGCAAAAAGTTAACCAATACCGCAAAATGAGTAACTTGGAAATAGTTGTTTAAAACATAATAGCAAGATGGAGCGCCGTGTGCGGTGAAAGTCGCATGCACGGTGCGGAGGTGGGGAAAAGGTGGCGACTCCAGTCAAAACCTTACCTATACCTATTTGGCACTCAGGATCAGATTCGCATTACTCCGACTTTTAATTTTATTAGTGCTCAGGATGGTAAGCGAATCTTGGTGGATCTGTATTATCATACTGGACGCAGCAGTTATGTGAAGATCGGCTCTCCGATGGATGAGGTAGAACGTTACGTCGTTTTGAATGAGCGGCTGCGGAATGTTCCAGACGAGGAATTAACAAATACGGCGCTCTATAAGTATGATCACGAGTACACGTTTGGACAGATCGCCAATATTGGGCGCGCTCAGTACGTTCAGTACTATAAGGAGAAAATGACAAAGCAGAAAACAATGATCGGTCGTCTTAGTCTGTTACAGCTTCCTGGGAACGTTCGTACCTTTCTTGGACCAAAGAGTGGTCTGCCGCAAGGCGTGGACTCTGCACGAGCAAATGCATCGATTCAGCGATGGTATGGGGAGTATAGTCTGCCTGCAGAATTGTTTGCGGTAGAGGCAGGGACAAATGTAGCGGAATATGGACGAACACATCAAGGGTTAACGGATAAATCTCCGATTTTTCTGAGAGATGGGTATATTGTCGTGAATTTTAACATTGAGACGGTGCGCGACGGACAGACAGACAAGCCGTATTTGCAGTATATCCACGCTCCACTGATGAATCAGTGGCAGCAGATGGAGGGGTTCCAGCGTAAGATTACGGATTCGTATGGACGTACCTTTACACTGCTAGATGGAGATGTGGTATTCTACCACGCCGATCAATCAAGCAGGGATGATTTTCAATCGATGGTAACTCATTAAGCGAATCGCTAGAAACTTGCATATATTAAATTACAGTGAAGTGAAAAATAGAGGAAATAGAGTAGATGAGTTGAATATTGTTCTAATCAGGTTTAATGATACTTGTATAAAAGAATTTGGTGCGAACCCCAAGCGAACATGAAATCCCCAGGGGATTCGCACCATAAATATCTTGATTTTTATCCATAACTGGATGGAAATTGAATTTATTGTTTCTCCAAAGTATTAATTACAGTAAGAATGTACCGATTTTTGGACCATTCCTCCCTAAAATCGGAGTCGCATCCTACGCGGATGCGTGGATTGAAAGTTTGTTGTGGTAACGCATTTAAAAACCCTTATATAAAAGCCTTCTTCCGGCCGGAGTGTATATCCAGGCAAGCGTTGATACACCATACCGGGGCGAGAACGTACAAGCCGCCCCAACTGCCAGATAGTGACCAGCTTCTAAGATCAAACACTCCTGATCATTAGAAAACAGCGATTGGCTCCTCTGATTGCGACCAGGGCCGACAATCTATAGCTCTAGCTTTCTTTCACAGAAGCGTAGCAGGAGAGGGCAGAGCTCATAACGTGCGGCCGCCCTGGGCGGGCTGCAAGTAGAGATCAGCTCCTCGTCGATGATCTCACTTCGTGTTAGATATAGGATGTATAAGTTACCTTGCTACGCTGATGAAATTCTATATCGCAAGAAAACTAACCTTTGCATCGCGGTCGCTTATTCTTGAGGTGTCTTGAGTAGAGGTTTTCCTACCAAAGGCGAACCTCTAGCAAAATATCATAAAAAGCTTGTAATCGCTTTATTTTATGCTAGAATGGAAGGTAAATAAGGATTGTGACCGGTAAAACGGGCAATGCCTAGGTTAATTATAAATCATTCACTGTGAGTGATCTATGATTAGCTTGGGCATTTTTTATTTCTATAAAAAAATCTGGAGGGGAGTCACGAATGATCATTGAGAAGGTCCTTAATAACAATGTTCTTCTGACCAAGAACGCGAAAGGCAAAGAGATCATTGTGATGGGAAGGGGCATTTCTTTTAAAAAAGTGATAGGGGATACCGTCGACGAGGAGAAAATCGATAAAACTTTCATGTTAAGCACCAATGAGCTGACTACCAAGCTGACAGAGCTGCTCTATGAGATCCCGGAATCTCATCTGGAACTGGTCAATGAAATTGTGACTCATGCGAATAAAGTATTGAACACTACGTTTAGCGATAACATTTACTTGACCTTGACGGATCATATCCATTTCGCTATCCAGCGCCATAAGAGGGGACTTAGCATTAGCAATGCCATGCTCTTTGAAATTCAGCGTTTCTATAAGAAAGAATATGAGATTGGGTTAGATGCGCTCCAGATCATTGAACGGAGTACGGGCTATGCCCTTGGTGAGGATGAAGCGGGTTTTATTACTCTCCATCTTGTTAATGCCCGCATGGACAGCAATGAAATGAAATATACGATGAAAATGACTGAGATCGTCCGTAATATCCTCAATATTGTGACCTATCACTATAACATTGTGCTGGATGATACTTCGCTCAATTATTCGCGGTTCCTTAGGCATCTACAATATTTTTCTATGCGGGTATTGCGGAAGGAGAGCCATAGCAGCGGAGAGGATTTTCTTTACAACCAGGTGAAGAACACATATACCAAAGCTTTTGCATGTGTGATGAAAATCAACGAATATTTAGAGAATACTTACGAGCAATCATTAAGCAAAGACGAATATGTATATCTGACAATCCACATTCAGCGCGTGACGGAACGCAATAGCCTTGGAGAATAGAATATCGTTAAACAATCCGTCATTACAGGGTGTTACTGGTCATGCAGGCAAAACCTGAACTGATGGCAAAATGAACATCTCTACAGGTGTTGGTTTTGCCCTGAGTTTAGGTTTTTCTTTTTTGCTAAGGGAATACTGGGGTGCATGCTAGCGGCATCCTGGCTGAACCAAAGCACGTTATATATTTTATAGATGCTAAAGGGGTTATGGTCATGAATAATCAGGATTTGGCTAAGCAAATCATCACTCAGGTTGGCGGGGAATCGAACGTAATCTCTCTCGTTCACTGCGCTACAAGGCTGAGATTCAAGCTAAAGGACAAGTCCAGAGCCAATAAAGCCGCATTAGAAAAGATGGAAGGCGTCATTACCGTCGTTGAGAGCGCCGGTCAGTTGCAGGTCGTCATTGGCAACAATGTAGGCCAAGTATACGCGCAGATTATGAAGGATACCAATCTGGAAGACGCCGAGAGGAAAGGTGGTAATACAGAAAGGTCAAACAGTTCGGTACTTGACAAGGCGATTGATCTTATTTCGGGTATCTTCTCACCGCTGCTGGGGGCGTTTGCCGGCGCCGGGCTATTAAAAGGGTTATTGGCGTTGTTCGTACAGTTGAGCTGGCTGGACGCCGCTAATGGTACCTACATGATCCTAAATGCTGCAGCGGATAGCACATTCTATTTCCTGCCGATTTTGCTGGGCTTCACTTCGGCGCGCAAGTTCCAGGCGAACCCGTTCGTGGCCGTCGCTATCGCCGGTGCACTGGTCTATCCGAGTATTCTGGATGCATTTAATAACGCGCAGCAAATTGCGTTTCTGGGTATTCCTGTAACGCTGATTAATTATACATCAAGCGTAATTCCTATCTTATTAGCGGTCTGGATTCAATCCTATGTGGAGAAGCTCCTACGCTCAATCATTCACGAATCGGTAAGAAATATTTTTGTTCCAATGCTGGCATTGGTCATTGTCGTGCCGCTTACCTTCCTGATTTTTGGACCTGTGGGCAACACGATCAGCCAAGCTGTGGCTTCCGGTTATACGTGGGTCTATAATTTGAGCCCATTGATTGCGGGCATAATTGCTGGGGCATTCTGGCAGGTCTTCGTTATTTTCGGCGTACACTGGGGCTTTATACCGATCATGCTGAACAACCTGACGACTGTTGGTTATGACACGATGATGCCAATGCTGGCTGCGGCTGTCTTAGCGCAGGCAGGAGCTGGTCTCGGCGTTTTCTTGAAATCAAAGAACAAACAGACGAAGGCATTGGCAGGTTCTACGACAATTGCAGGCGTCTTTGGTATTACAGAGCCATTGGTTTACGGGATTACCTTGAAATTTAAGAAACCGTTTATTTATGCTTGTATTTCCGGAGCGGTTGGCGGTGCGATTATCGGGGCCGGCGGCGGTCGCGGCTTCGGATTTGCCTTTCCAAGCCTGCTCGCGATTCCAACGTATATCGGTTCTGGATTCACTACAACGATGATAGGAATTACCGTTGCCTTCATTTTGGCCATTGTGCTCGTCTTGATACTAGGTTTCAAAGAAGAAACTGAGGAGAATACGGCTGCTTCGGGCAATGCATTAGGTAATGCTGCGCCTCTACCTGGAACGGAGAGCCTGGTAGATAAGGAAGTCATCGTCAGTCCGCTGAATGGAAAGATCATGCCTCTTGAACTATTGCCTGATGAGGCGATCGCATCGGGAGCTATGGGGAAGGGAATCGTGATTGAGCCGTCATCTGGCCGCTTGACATCGCCTGTCAGTGGCACCGTAACAACTGTATTTCCGACTGGACATGCGATCGGCATTACGTCCGATGAAGGTGTCGAATTGCTCATTCATGTCGGGGTAAACACAGTTAAATTAAAAGGACAATTCTTCGACAAGAAAGTAAAGGAAGGCGACCGTGTGAAGCAAGGGGATCTGCTGCTTGATTTCGACGTGGAGCAGATTAGAGCAGCTGGCTTCGTTACAGCAACTCCGATTATCGTTACCAATTCCGCCAGCTATCTGGACGTACTGAAGACGGACAAGTCGGAAGCGAAGCATAACGATTACTTATTGACAATCGTAAATCATTCACTAAAGGAGGATCATGTATATGAAGACAAGTAAGAAGGGGTTTCCAGACAATTTCCTATGGGGCGGCGCAACGGCGGCCAACCAGATTGAAGGTGCCTATAATATAGATGGCAAAGGCCTGTCCAGCGCTGATATGGTTGCATTTGTTCCTAAAGAGCAGCGCACTGGAGGGCATGCCATCGAAATCACGTCAAAGCAAATCGAGCGCATTCTCGCTGGCAAGGTCGATGCGCGCTTCCCGAAGCGGCACGGTATTGATTTCTATCATCGCTACAAGGAAGATATCGCTTTGTTCGCGGAGATGGGCTTTAAGGTATTCCGGATTTCTATTAACTGGGCGCGTATCTTCCCGAATGGTGATGATGCTGAACCGAATGAAGCCGGGCTGCAGTTCTATGACAACGTTCTTGATGAACTGCACAAATACGGCATACAGCCGCTTGTCACGCTAGCTCATTATGAGACACCGCTAGGTTTGACACAGAAATATAACGGATGGGCAGGGCGAGAAGTAATAGACTGCTTCGCGAAATACGCCGAAACAGTGTTCAGACGATACAAGGACAAAGTGAAGTACTGGCTGACCTTTAACGAAATCAACATGATGCCGCTTAGTCCGTTTACGGGCGGCGGGGTCGTGATCGATCGGGTCGAGAACAAGCTGCAGACGATCTATCAGGCACTGCATCATCAGTTCGTGGCCAGTGCCCTGGCGACAAAATTGTGTCACGAAATTATTCCTGATGCCAAGATCGGCTGCATGTTGGCCCGAATGGAGACTTACCCGTACTCCTGCAAGCCGGAGGATGTGCTTAAGGCACAACATGGCAACCAGATGAACCTGTTCTATACAGATGTGCATGCTCGCGGAGAATATCCGAAGTATATGGACCGATTCTTTGAGGAGAATGATATAGCTCTTCATAAGGAGCCGGGCGATGATGAAATCCTGAAGAAGTATACTGTGGATTATATATCTTTTAGCTATTACATGAGCCTCACTGTATCGGATTCGCCACAAAATGAAAGAGCGGAAGGAAACTTGTTCGGCGGGGTGAAGAACCCATATCTGAAAGCCTCGGAATGGGGCTGGCAGATTGACCCGATCGGCCTTCGCGTGACGCTTAATGCGATGTACGACCGTTATCAAAAGCCTCTGTTCATCGTTGAGAACGGTCTGGGGGCGTACGATCAGGCAGAGGAGGACGGCTCAATTCACGATACGTACCGGATTGATTATTTAAGACAGCATATTGCGCAAATGAAAGAGGCGATCAGAGACGGCGTAGAGCTGATGGGCTATACAAGTTGGGGGCCAATTGACCTTATCAGCATGTCCACATCGGAAATGTCCAAACGGTACGGATTCATTTATGTAGATCAGGACGATGAAGGAAATGGAACGCTGAAGCGCTCGCGTAAAGATTCTTTCGAATGGTATAAGAGAGTTATAGCCACTAATGGAGAAGAACTGTAAGTATCTAATGCGCTAGTTGCAGGCGTTTAAGTTTTCGTCCCTCTACAGATTGAGAAGAGTAGCCCCTTGAGGCGTAATGCAGTGCACCTCTTATAATAGACATTGGAACCCCAGGGTAAACTGATGAAAAATAAGGGGATATGTAATCCAAACAACTACTTGTCAAAATCATTCGTTTCAACCAAAAAGCTGATGCTCTATTTTGGCATCAGCTTTTTTATAGTTTCATAGTCGAGTTTATATTCCATCTAGTCCGTGTTTAAGAATTACCAAATGCTTACGCGATTCTCAGGAGCAACATACATAGCATCTTTCTCGGTTACTTCATAGGCTTTATAGAACTCAGGGAAGTTCGAGACGGTGCGGTTAACACGTACTTTGTTCGCAGAATGTGTGTCAACGGTTGACATATATGCAGCGATCTCTTTATTCATTGTGGTACGCCAGATTGTTGCATAGCCTTCAAAATAAGCTTTGTAATCCGGATTTTCCATTTTGGACAACACTTGAAGTGAAGCAGCCATGCCGCCGAGGTCGGCGATATTTTCGCTTACGGTCAGTTTGCCGTTGTTATATACGCCAGGAACGACTTCAACGCCGTCATAATAAGCGATAACTTGCTCACATTTTTCCTGGAATTTCTTATAATCCTCTGGCGTCCACCAGTCGACTGCATTTCCGTTCTCATCATAGGCGGAGCCTAGATTATCAAAAGCATGGCTGATCTCATGCGCAATGACCATGCCGATCGCACCCAGATTTGCCTCATGCTTGGCTTTCAGATCATAGAACGGAGCCTGCAAGATTCCTGCCGGGAACACGATTTCGTTGTTCAACGGATTGTAATAAGCATTTACATCGTAGACGCTCATCATCCAGCTATTCTTGTCAACAGGCTGGCCGAGTGAAGCAACCGCACGTGCTTTACTAGCCTTGGAGATCGCAACGATATTTTCAAACAACGATCCGCCATCCTCGTAGGATTTAATAGTTACATTATTTAGTGAATCGTCCCATTTATCCGGATAACCGATTTTGATTGTCATTTTATCTAGCTTCTTGATGGCTTTGGCTTTGGTTGTCTCGGACATCCAGTCCAGGGCCTGAATCCGTTCTTTATAAACTTCAATAAACTGTTTGACCATTTGCTCGACATCTTGTTTAGCTTCTTTGCTGAAGTAGCGTTCTGCGAACTCCTGGCTAAGATAATCGCTCATCACCCCTTGGGTGATCATCAGGGCGATTTCCTCATTTGTTTTTTCGCCTTCTACACCGAACATTTCAGACTGGAACTCTTGGCTGATTTTAATGAAATCTTCTGACAGCATACTACCTGTATTAATCAATAACAATGCTTTGGTATAGGTTTTGAGCGTGTCGAGATTTTTGTCAGTTAATATTTCAGCTGATTTATTCACCAATCCGATGTCAGTTACAATCACTTTATCCGTGTTGTCGAGGTGAAGCTCTTTCATCAATTTAGCCATATCAAATGACTTGAAGAGTGCAACAAATTTGTCTTTGGTGTAAGCATTGTAGAAGTTATTTACGTTTCCTTGATCCTGAATGTCCATTGTCGCTGCGGCCAACTCTTTTTCGAAGGAATACATTGCTTCAGCCTGTGCTTTTGCAGAGTTCTCATCTACTCCAGACAGCTTGAACAATTTCGTTAAATAACCAGTATACACGTTCTTGGTCCGCTCATCCCCGGAAACATAGCTGTTCTTATCGAGTACGGTGCCTAAGCCCGAGAAATACAAAGTGTTGACATTACTGTCTTTGGCATCTCCCATAACGGCAAAAGAAAGCAGAGAACCGTTCGACATTGCACTTTCAATTTCTAGAGTTGTATCGAGCAATTGTTGAATGGAAGAAGCTTTATCAATGGCGGCCAAATAAGGAGCGATCGGCTTGATTCCCTGCTGGTTACGATGCTCTACATCGAGAGCGGTTTTGTAAAAATCGGCAATTTTCTGCTCCATGGAGCCTGCTTGCTGTGGCTTCTGCACGATTTCATCAATGATTGTTTTGACTCGTTCCTCGTTCAAGGTTGCCAGTTCATTAAATACACCGTTAGTCATTTCTCCAGCTGGGATGGTGGATTTATTCAGCCAGGTTTTATTCACGAATTCATAATAATCATCGCGTGGATTCGATCCTTTGAGGGCCATCAAGCGTTTCGTTAGTGTGTTTAATTGCTCCATGGTAATGTGGTCGGAAGCTCCAAGCTTTCCGTTGGGATAACCGTTAATGATGCCCGTTGCTGTTAGCTTGACGATTTCATCCTCTGCCCATTTCGGGATGTCAATGAACTCAGCAGAGTTGTTGGAAATACGTAGATCATTGCCCTTTGGCTCAGGCAGCTCGGAGAACGCCCGACTCAGCATAATTAAAGCTTCAATTCGGGATACATCTTGGTTTTCCTTTGCATCTCCTTTGCCATAGCCTTGTAGAATATCCTCCTTCTTGACACCAGGGTTGTAATCATCTGCGGCTTTCAATAGATAGTTAACAACTTCTCCCCGTGTCACATTTGGCTCTGCTGCTTGAGCCAGTCCAGCTGGAAGTATGCTTAATAAAATGGATGAAGATAGTAGTACTGCTGCAAGTTTTTTCACGTTTTCTCCTCCTGTAGGTTCATGCAAACATGCAAACTATGTAATTCGAGTGAATAAGCAAACAGGATACGAGCTCCTGTATGGTATTATTCTCCTTATTGTATACGGAATAGAAGCTTGGAGGATTCAAAAAATGAAAATTATCATGGGATTTCGGAAATATTCTGAAAATAGCATTGGTAATCCCCTTTTAGAAAGTCCTACTGCCGATGTACTTGTTTTTTGCTAAAATGAACGTGAATATTGATGTACAGAAATTTGAGATGGAGGGATCATGTTATGAGTGAACATCATTCAAACATCAAGTCAGCTCTCCGACGGGCATACGACAATCATGCCGAACTTCGGGAATCAGTGGGGATGGAGCTTTGGAAGGTTGAGGAGAGGGATTATGTACTAGAGACATTCCAAGCAAATGAAGTGCGAAGCATCCTAGAAATTGGCGCAGGACCAGGGCGAGATAGCTTGTTTTTTAAAGAACATGGGTTTACTCTAACTGCCGTGGATTTGTCGGAAGAAATGGTGCGTTTATGTAAGCAAAAGGGACTAACTGCACAAGTGATGGATTTTTACCAATTGGATTTCCCCGATCAAACCTTTGATGCAGTGTACGCGATGAACTGTTTACTGCATGTTCCCAAAAGTAAGCTGCCCGACGTTCTTATGGAGATCAGACGTATTTTGAAACAAAACGGCTTGTTCTTTCTAGGATTGTATGGTGGTGTATCTACGGATAGCATTTGGGAGCAGGATACTTATGAACCGAAACGCTATTTTGCTATGTACCCTGACAATGAGATTCAAGAGATTATCCAGGACTATTTCAAATTGGATGATTTCCATACAAGGTTTTTAGGCGAGGGGAATCCTCATTTTCAATCGTTGTTGATTAGGAACTGATTTCTGAAAATACGAAGGAATCGGATGACAGATGTGGTAATACGGGTAGTTTTAGGAGATAGAACATTATTTAGAGGTCAGTTATGATTAGATAGATCATGATTGACTTGTTTTTTTATTGTTTATAAAAGGTTGCTAATCCCCTACTAGAAAGTCCCACTGTATGTGCATCTCATTTTTGCTAGAATGAATGTGAATATGATCGCATAGGAATACGTTTCAAGAAAAATTCCCAATAGGGAGTTGAG
The window above is part of the Paenibacillus lutimineralis genome. Proteins encoded here:
- the licT gene encoding BglG family transcription antiterminator LicT; its protein translation is MIIEKVLNNNVLLTKNAKGKEIIVMGRGISFKKVIGDTVDEEKIDKTFMLSTNELTTKLTELLYEIPESHLELVNEIVTHANKVLNTTFSDNIYLTLTDHIHFAIQRHKRGLSISNAMLFEIQRFYKKEYEIGLDALQIIERSTGYALGEDEAGFITLHLVNARMDSNEMKYTMKMTEIVRNILNIVTYHYNIVLDDTSLNYSRFLRHLQYFSMRVLRKESHSSGEDFLYNQVKNTYTKAFACVMKINEYLENTYEQSLSKDEYVYLTIHIQRVTERNSLGE
- a CDS encoding class I SAM-dependent methyltransferase encodes the protein MSEHHSNIKSALRRAYDNHAELRESVGMELWKVEERDYVLETFQANEVRSILEIGAGPGRDSLFFKEHGFTLTAVDLSEEMVRLCKQKGLTAQVMDFYQLDFPDQTFDAVYAMNCLLHVPKSKLPDVLMEIRRILKQNGLFFLGLYGGVSTDSIWEQDTYEPKRYFAMYPDNEIQEIIQDYFKLDDFHTRFLGEGNPHFQSLLIRN
- a CDS encoding M13-type metalloendopeptidase — translated: MKKLAAVLLSSSILLSILPAGLAQAAEPNVTRGEVVNYLLKAADDYNPGVKKEDILQGYGKGDAKENQDVSRIEALIMLSRAFSELPEPKGNDLRISNNSAEFIDIPKWAEDEIVKLTATGIINGYPNGKLGASDHITMEQLNTLTKRLMALKGSNPRDDYYEFVNKTWLNKSTIPAGEMTNGVFNELATLNEERVKTIIDEIVQKPQQAGSMEQKIADFYKTALDVEHRNQQGIKPIAPYLAAIDKASSIQQLLDTTLEIESAMSNGSLLSFAVMGDAKDSNVNTLYFSGLGTVLDKNSYVSGDERTKNVYTGYLTKLFKLSGVDENSAKAQAEAMYSFEKELAAATMDIQDQGNVNNFYNAYTKDKFVALFKSFDMAKLMKELHLDNTDKVIVTDIGLVNKSAEILTDKNLDTLKTYTKALLLINTGSMLSEDFIKISQEFQSEMFGVEGEKTNEEIALMITQGVMSDYLSQEFAERYFSKEAKQDVEQMVKQFIEVYKERIQALDWMSETTKAKAIKKLDKMTIKIGYPDKWDDSLNNVTIKSYEDGGSLFENIVAISKASKARAVASLGQPVDKNSWMMSVYDVNAYYNPLNNEIVFPAGILQAPFYDLKAKHEANLGAIGMVIAHEISHAFDNLGSAYDENGNAVDWWTPEDYKKFQEKCEQVIAYYDGVEVVPGVYNNGKLTVSENIADLGGMAASLQVLSKMENPDYKAYFEGYATIWRTTMNKEIAAYMSTVDTHSANKVRVNRTVSNFPEFYKAYEVTEKDAMYVAPENRVSIW
- a CDS encoding glycoside hydrolase family 1 protein — encoded protein: MKTSKKGFPDNFLWGGATAANQIEGAYNIDGKGLSSADMVAFVPKEQRTGGHAIEITSKQIERILAGKVDARFPKRHGIDFYHRYKEDIALFAEMGFKVFRISINWARIFPNGDDAEPNEAGLQFYDNVLDELHKYGIQPLVTLAHYETPLGLTQKYNGWAGREVIDCFAKYAETVFRRYKDKVKYWLTFNEINMMPLSPFTGGGVVIDRVENKLQTIYQALHHQFVASALATKLCHEIIPDAKIGCMLARMETYPYSCKPEDVLKAQHGNQMNLFYTDVHARGEYPKYMDRFFEENDIALHKEPGDDEILKKYTVDYISFSYYMSLTVSDSPQNERAEGNLFGGVKNPYLKASEWGWQIDPIGLRVTLNAMYDRYQKPLFIVENGLGAYDQAEEDGSIHDTYRIDYLRQHIAQMKEAIRDGVELMGYTSWGPIDLISMSTSEMSKRYGFIYVDQDDEGNGTLKRSRKDSFEWYKRVIATNGEEL
- a CDS encoding beta-glucoside-specific PTS transporter subunit IIABC translates to MNNQDLAKQIITQVGGESNVISLVHCATRLRFKLKDKSRANKAALEKMEGVITVVESAGQLQVVIGNNVGQVYAQIMKDTNLEDAERKGGNTERSNSSVLDKAIDLISGIFSPLLGAFAGAGLLKGLLALFVQLSWLDAANGTYMILNAAADSTFYFLPILLGFTSARKFQANPFVAVAIAGALVYPSILDAFNNAQQIAFLGIPVTLINYTSSVIPILLAVWIQSYVEKLLRSIIHESVRNIFVPMLALVIVVPLTFLIFGPVGNTISQAVASGYTWVYNLSPLIAGIIAGAFWQVFVIFGVHWGFIPIMLNNLTTVGYDTMMPMLAAAVLAQAGAGLGVFLKSKNKQTKALAGSTTIAGVFGITEPLVYGITLKFKKPFIYACISGAVGGAIIGAGGGRGFGFAFPSLLAIPTYIGSGFTTTMIGITVAFILAIVLVLILGFKEETEENTAASGNALGNAAPLPGTESLVDKEVIVSPLNGKIMPLELLPDEAIASGAMGKGIVIEPSSGRLTSPVSGTVTTVFPTGHAIGITSDEGVELLIHVGVNTVKLKGQFFDKKVKEGDRVKQGDLLLDFDVEQIRAAGFVTATPIIVTNSASYLDVLKTDKSEAKHNDYLLTIVNHSLKEDHVYEDK